Proteins from a single region of Bacillus sp. SM2101:
- a CDS encoding S-layer homology domain-containing protein, whose translation MKKTLLIFSFLFSLFVMNTTASYAQQSMFNDVSKDHWAIEEIEFLSSLDVIKGYNDGNFGPEDKIKRAQAAIMVVRALKLDIDNRPDPGFKDLDNNHYAYKEIATVVDEEIFPKTDYFKPNEELTRGDMAKLLVKSYDLTGRVNIEFEDIDYSNDLYSFVNTLYANRITTGYSDNTYKPQNSVTRAQFSVFFARILNEQFKPSVINENFLELASGGVLVGCNYSLENDVTAKEIVNDNGDPEWEGFYDGGYGRLYNGCVYYEDGFESEGLIQTIDIDGQLFNMSPEDIKTIIGDPDSEGFDDMTGEYYQKYLAGNYILTIYFEDSQSIARAARLKLIP comes from the coding sequence ATGAAAAAGACATTATTAATTTTTAGTTTTTTATTCAGTTTATTTGTGATGAATACTACTGCTTCATATGCTCAGCAGTCAATGTTCAATGATGTTTCAAAAGACCATTGGGCAATTGAAGAAATAGAGTTTCTATCAAGTTTAGATGTAATCAAAGGTTATAACGATGGCAACTTTGGACCAGAAGATAAAATAAAACGAGCACAGGCTGCAATCATGGTAGTTAGAGCTTTAAAATTAGATATTGATAATCGACCTGATCCTGGTTTCAAAGATTTGGATAACAATCACTATGCATATAAAGAAATTGCAACTGTTGTAGATGAAGAAATTTTCCCTAAAACCGATTATTTCAAGCCAAACGAAGAGCTGACAAGAGGAGATATGGCAAAATTACTTGTGAAGAGCTACGATTTAACTGGAAGGGTAAATATTGAGTTTGAAGATATTGACTATAGTAATGACTTATATTCATTCGTTAATACCCTTTATGCTAATCGTATAACAACTGGATACTCTGATAATACATATAAACCTCAAAATTCAGTAACAAGAGCTCAGTTCTCTGTTTTCTTTGCAAGAATACTAAATGAACAATTTAAACCATCCGTAATTAATGAAAACTTTTTAGAATTAGCTTCAGGTGGAGTACTTGTGGGGTGTAATTATTCCTTAGAAAATGACGTAACTGCAAAAGAAATAGTGAATGATAATGGGGACCCTGAGTGGGAAGGGTTTTATGATGGTGGATATGGTAGATTATACAATGGTTGTGTATACTATGAAGATGGTTTTGAGTCTGAGGGCTTAATTCAAACAATTGATATTGATGGACAATTATTTAATATGTCACCTGAAGACATTAAAACAATAATTGGAGATCCTGATAGCGAAGGATTCGATGATATGACAGGAGAATATTATCAAAAGTATTTAGCAGGGAATTATATATTAACTATTTATTTTGAAGACTCGCAATCTATAGCTAGGGCTGCAAGATTAAAACTTATACCATAA
- a CDS encoding TraM recognition domain-containing protein, whose protein sequence is MNKNKLFKKLPFVFVSITLIAGWFLAIRGIVKYIMLYTTPIDEIPLKIWGIGNPLTPSFFELGIATIVLITGWSLATRVSAYQHSFYRFTFIMVMLIGVFFQYIWICTAPIYNKLVPFLIEQVNLIDPRYQRFKDLMVGEINGLLYLLMALPLIVGILVILWLGNIYTQYQAETNEFIRSWQLNLPRFRRFFDLQETSGEPDVDLGPNIKTKEIVRIRGADRPLNNSIIGPIGSGKTSALVLPMINQDLHHMSKMINGFSEAFEKGNFHTEDVKGKFLNGITIIEPSNDLCKKAYQLTKAHDIPEEAVFYIDPTNPNTKSINPLLGPVHKVAETFTMVIEGIGEQTDFFFEQSQRVHLKLYIYLLKLHDLDFIPTFDDLIDMYNNPQVVHHMHVKLKKQIPNDINSIQNKDERNHWKIVKGIDEWFDKSLALAEERRGSVSVKKLIEDRNSPYFNEPMYYDAKAETVVGLRNILNDISSNILVRRVLFGHSDFDFDAHLECGGILLVNSAKGELANLSETVGRFVLLSLQNAIFRREPEISPYHSVYIDEFPEYIYEDFISFPSQSRKYKAIVTIVAQTVAQLSLKYSDDYLQTLLATCRHKFVYGGIAQKDAELFSNIFGEEEKYEESLSEQTVSSMLEGTTKRDGSTLTKKKDVIMRPSDLIFQPRFVCAVKVVDENSEIQVQQINANFVPKEEFKRAEDKHLVDSVKGNYWLEQRDEFIKKYRLENNFGQLDDESEEVVTPDLVDENEKEELLQLQRSTARPREMISNGDSDYIEPEEIAPQIVTENIVKKNEHNSLKQVEDQENYIESEKSLELSNNNTPSKGFTDDFIDNELLLADDLFGKTNVNDEKSGRVISNPNPEFEKEIDEVLKKLN, encoded by the coding sequence ATGAATAAAAATAAATTATTTAAGAAGTTACCTTTCGTTTTTGTCAGTATTACTTTAATTGCGGGATGGTTTCTAGCTATAAGAGGAATTGTGAAGTATATAATGCTTTATACCACACCTATCGATGAAATCCCTTTGAAAATATGGGGGATAGGTAACCCGCTTACCCCATCATTTTTTGAGTTAGGAATAGCAACAATTGTTTTAATTACAGGTTGGTCGCTAGCCACAAGGGTAAGTGCATATCAGCATTCATTTTATAGGTTTACTTTTATCATGGTTATGTTAATAGGAGTTTTCTTTCAATATATATGGATTTGTACCGCTCCTATCTACAATAAATTGGTACCATTCCTAATAGAACAAGTCAATTTAATAGACCCTCGCTATCAGAGGTTTAAAGATCTGATGGTTGGAGAGATTAATGGTTTATTATATTTATTAATGGCGTTACCTTTAATTGTTGGTATTTTAGTCATACTTTGGCTAGGTAATATATATACGCAATATCAAGCTGAGACAAATGAATTCATTCGCTCCTGGCAATTAAACTTGCCACGTTTCCGAAGATTTTTTGATTTGCAAGAAACATCTGGAGAACCTGATGTTGACCTTGGTCCCAATATAAAAACAAAAGAGATTGTTCGAATTAGAGGGGCAGATCGACCTTTAAATAATTCGATAATAGGCCCTATAGGTAGTGGTAAAACAAGTGCATTGGTCTTACCTATGATAAATCAAGACCTTCACCATATGAGTAAAATGATAAATGGATTTTCTGAAGCTTTCGAAAAAGGAAACTTTCATACAGAAGATGTAAAAGGAAAATTTCTAAACGGTATTACAATCATTGAACCTTCAAATGATTTATGTAAAAAGGCATATCAGTTAACAAAAGCACACGATATTCCTGAAGAAGCTGTATTTTATATTGATCCGACAAACCCAAATACCAAATCAATAAATCCACTGCTAGGTCCAGTACATAAAGTAGCTGAAACTTTTACTATGGTAATAGAGGGAATTGGAGAACAAACTGATTTCTTTTTTGAACAAAGCCAGAGGGTGCATTTGAAGTTATATATATACCTTTTAAAGTTACATGACCTTGACTTCATACCTACATTTGATGATTTGATTGACATGTACAATAATCCGCAAGTGGTTCACCATATGCATGTAAAGTTAAAAAAGCAAATTCCGAATGATATTAATTCTATTCAGAATAAGGATGAACGAAACCATTGGAAAATAGTTAAAGGTATTGATGAGTGGTTCGATAAATCTTTAGCACTCGCAGAGGAAAGAAGAGGTTCAGTTAGTGTAAAAAAATTAATTGAAGATAGAAATAGTCCTTATTTTAATGAACCCATGTATTACGATGCAAAAGCGGAAACCGTTGTTGGATTACGCAATATTCTTAATGATATATCTTCAAATATACTAGTCCGTAGAGTGCTGTTTGGTCATTCTGACTTTGATTTTGATGCACATCTTGAATGTGGTGGAATATTATTAGTGAATTCTGCAAAAGGTGAATTGGCCAATTTATCTGAGACTGTAGGAAGATTCGTTCTGTTATCTCTACAGAATGCCATTTTTCGTAGAGAGCCTGAAATTAGTCCATATCACAGTGTATACATCGATGAGTTCCCAGAATATATATACGAGGACTTTATTTCATTTCCTTCCCAATCTCGTAAATACAAGGCGATTGTAACCATTGTTGCTCAGACTGTTGCTCAGTTATCACTAAAGTACAGTGATGACTATTTACAAACTTTGTTAGCTACTTGTCGCCATAAATTTGTATATGGTGGAATAGCACAAAAAGATGCTGAGCTCTTCAGTAATATTTTCGGAGAAGAAGAAAAGTATGAAGAGAGTTTATCCGAACAAACGGTGTCGTCTATGCTGGAAGGTACAACAAAAAGGGATGGATCAACGTTAACAAAAAAGAAAGATGTTATTATGCGTCCTAGCGACTTAATATTCCAACCCCGGTTTGTTTGCGCAGTTAAGGTGGTTGATGAAAATTCAGAGATACAAGTACAGCAAATTAATGCTAATTTTGTTCCTAAGGAAGAATTTAAGAGAGCAGAGGATAAACATTTGGTAGATTCTGTGAAAGGAAACTACTGGCTAGAGCAACGTGATGAATTTATAAAAAAATATCGTTTAGAAAATAACTTCGGTCAACTTGATGACGAATCGGAAGAGGTAGTAACCCCTGATTTAGTTGATGAAAATGAGAAGGAAGAATTGTTACAGCTTCAGCGTAGTACAGCTCGTCCGCGTGAAATGATATCAAATGGAGATAGTGATTATATTGAACCAGAGGAAATTGCACCTCAAATTGTTACTGAAAACATTGTTAAGAAAAATGAACATAACTCGTTAAAACAAGTTGAGGATCAAGAGAATTATATTGAGAGTGAAAAAAGTTTAGAACTTTCAAATAACAATACTCCATCCAAAGGATTTACTGACGACTTTATTGATAATGAATTGTTGTTAGCTGATGATTTATTTGGTAAAACGAATGTCAATGATGAAAAAAGTGGGCGTGTAATAAGTAATCCTAATCCAGAGTTTGAAAAAGAAATAGACGAGGTATTGAAAAAATTAAATTGA
- a CDS encoding replication-relaxation family protein — protein MIKLDQLLDVSDYVSIKGGQYQQRLEMDKRYIQLIYFLYNSRILKATQLEAVFVNYLGYSLTSRALRKRLSKFVDYDVLASKQIDYGIGGPKFAIYRINEKGAEILNDIGLWPSGKTTKNLRDLFRKTRLEHYLATQEILIRTLIGAKDLAKHSDSNVEADYYSLESINPVSNPYHNKTSEHVLLLPDWIIKWRKQYLSIECDTGSENQKEITDKILAYIQMSKLNPEQQHTVLFCITDSSFPMRGTTAFNNRQRRVGNLKELAQETAGFLTSQLDIQVISMNRTQEISPRVFMLNPLTEENRTIRMKSFYRSLKQQKDYPYSKTSHFDEKMNEQIKTIENVIGFKPDYIVQESINRHKTINSAFIMLREGDVKSLGRLKRLSTEYSLLLLEKEGVKIDRVYGVYYDHEELINDVVPFKCATHVRFSSIKSLNRNAISTGVYQRLFSTKLEEIGYE, from the coding sequence TTGATTAAATTAGACCAATTACTGGATGTATCTGATTATGTATCGATCAAAGGGGGGCAGTATCAGCAGAGATTGGAGATGGATAAACGCTATATTCAACTTATTTATTTTCTATACAACAGCCGTATATTAAAAGCTACACAACTAGAAGCGGTATTTGTGAACTATCTTGGTTATTCTCTTACCAGCAGGGCATTGAGAAAGCGGTTATCTAAATTTGTGGATTATGATGTGTTAGCAAGTAAACAGATTGATTATGGGATAGGCGGTCCAAAATTTGCTATTTACCGTATAAATGAAAAAGGAGCAGAAATTCTTAATGATATTGGATTGTGGCCAAGTGGTAAAACAACCAAAAATCTACGTGATCTCTTTAGAAAAACTCGTTTGGAACACTATCTTGCCACACAGGAAATTTTAATAAGAACTTTAATTGGTGCAAAAGATTTAGCAAAGCATTCGGATTCTAATGTAGAAGCTGATTATTACAGTTTAGAATCAATAAACCCTGTATCAAACCCTTATCATAATAAGACTAGCGAACATGTTTTGTTGTTACCAGATTGGATTATTAAATGGAGGAAGCAATATTTATCGATAGAATGTGATACAGGTAGTGAAAATCAAAAAGAAATAACAGATAAGATTCTAGCTTATATTCAAATGTCTAAATTAAATCCAGAACAACAACATACGGTATTATTTTGTATTACCGATAGTAGCTTCCCCATGAGAGGGACCACAGCTTTTAATAATCGTCAGCGACGTGTAGGAAATTTAAAAGAATTAGCGCAAGAAACAGCAGGTTTTTTAACTAGTCAACTAGATATTCAAGTTATCAGTATGAATCGAACACAAGAAATTAGTCCAAGAGTCTTTATGTTAAACCCTTTAACAGAAGAGAATAGAACTATTCGAATGAAATCATTTTACCGTTCATTAAAACAACAAAAAGACTATCCATACTCAAAAACTAGTCATTTTGATGAAAAGATGAATGAACAAATAAAAACGATTGAAAATGTAATTGGATTTAAGCCTGATTATATTGTTCAGGAATCAATTAATAGGCATAAAACCATAAATTCGGCTTTTATTATGCTGCGGGAAGGAGACGTTAAAAGTCTAGGAAGGCTAAAAAGACTCTCTACAGAATATAGTTTGCTTTTACTAGAAAAGGAAGGTGTAAAAATAGACCGAGTATATGGTGTCTATTATGATCACGAGGAGCTTATCAATGATGTGGTTCCATTTAAGTGTGCCACACATGTCCGTTTTTCTAGTATTAAAAGTCTTAATCGTAATGCAATTTCAACAGGAGTATACCAACGATTATTTTCAACAAAGTTGGAGGAGATAGGTTATGAATAA